A single window of Flavobacteriales bacterium DNA harbors:
- a CDS encoding glycosyltransferase family 39 protein has product MKNIMNYPRLAILAFGILFFIPMLGTTHLFDWDEINFAECAREMMVTGDYSTVQINYQPFWEKPPVFIWMQVLSMKIFGINEFGARFPNAVAGIITLMVLFAAGKRLKNERLGWWWVMLYAGSLLPHLYFKSGIIDPWFNLFIFLSFYRFYLASTLQQAEHPLKEYALAGLFLGLAVMTKGPVAILIAGMSLFIFWAFHRFRKLFSISGILMLILFTALSGGIWFMMLIAKGQAHIISDFIVYQIRLFSTQDAGHGGPFYYHFVILLIGCFPASIPAIGGLFYKNKEDAGFRLWMKIMFWVTLILFSIVKTKIVHYSSLCYFPLTYLAADYLFTISENKAFHWRKWMSITLLSIGAILGIVLTFIPFILKNKAQFLNEKTVKDPFALANLEADIHWSGAESMIGIMLLILVIIGFIFIQRQDLVKGFLSFSIGIVLTLIGASALLLPKIEGYSQRSAIEFYQGIKGKDVYLQPMGFKSYAYLFYSEKMPQKDPRHGDETWLCTGDIDKPAFLISKIQQKEHYSQLYPELNIIGEKNGFVFYYRPNRADKRNPDKLFIHPED; this is encoded by the coding sequence ATGAAAAACATCATGAATTATCCTCGTCTCGCGATTCTGGCTTTTGGAATTTTATTTTTTATTCCAATGCTGGGAACAACCCATTTATTCGATTGGGACGAAATCAATTTTGCAGAATGTGCACGGGAAATGATGGTGACGGGTGATTACTCAACCGTGCAGATCAATTACCAACCGTTCTGGGAAAAACCACCGGTTTTTATTTGGATGCAGGTGCTTTCCATGAAAATTTTTGGCATCAATGAATTTGGTGCACGCTTTCCGAATGCTGTTGCGGGAATTATCACGCTCATGGTCTTGTTCGCTGCAGGAAAGCGATTAAAAAACGAACGCCTCGGTTGGTGGTGGGTGATGTTGTATGCCGGTTCTCTATTACCACATTTGTATTTTAAATCAGGGATTATCGACCCCTGGTTCAATCTTTTTATTTTTCTTTCTTTTTATCGTTTTTACCTGGCTTCCACTTTACAACAAGCAGAACATCCGCTTAAAGAATATGCATTAGCCGGTTTGTTTTTAGGTTTAGCGGTAATGACCAAGGGACCCGTTGCTATTCTGATAGCGGGAATGAGTCTGTTTATTTTCTGGGCCTTTCACCGGTTTAGAAAATTATTCAGCATAAGCGGAATTTTAATGCTGATTCTATTTACTGCATTAAGCGGAGGAATATGGTTTATGATGCTCATTGCAAAAGGACAAGCCCATATCATTTCCGATTTTATCGTGTATCAAATCCGCCTGTTTAGCACCCAGGATGCGGGTCATGGCGGACCATTTTATTATCACTTTGTGATCTTGTTAATCGGATGTTTTCCTGCAAGTATTCCCGCTATTGGCGGTTTATTTTACAAGAACAAAGAAGATGCAGGATTCCGTTTGTGGATGAAGATAATGTTTTGGGTTACGCTCATCTTGTTCTCCATTGTAAAAACCAAAATCGTTCATTATTCCTCCCTTTGTTATTTTCCTCTTACCTATCTCGCTGCCGATTACCTTTTTACCATATCCGAAAACAAAGCATTTCATTGGAGAAAGTGGATGTCCATCACCCTGTTATCCATTGGAGCGATATTGGGAATTGTGCTGACATTTATACCCTTTATTCTAAAAAATAAAGCCCAATTCCTGAATGAAAAAACAGTAAAAGATCCTTTTGCCTTAGCAAATCTGGAAGCGGATATTCATTGGTCGGGTGCTGAATCGATGATTGGGATTATGTTGTTGATCCTGGTGATTATTGGTTTTATTTTTATTCAACGTCAGGATTTGGTTAAAGGATTTTTGAGTTTTTCTATTGGAATTGTATTAACCCTTATTGGTGCAAGTGCTCTTTTATTGCCAAAAATTGAAGGTTATTCGCAACGGTCGGCCATTGAATTTTACCAAGGTATAAAAGGCAAGGATGTGTATCTCCAACCGATGGGTTTCAAGAGTTATGCTTACTTGTTTTATTCAGAAAAAATGCCGCAAAAAGATCCTCGTCACGGTGATGAAACCTGGCTTTGCACGGGTGATATTGATAAACCGGCATTTTTAATTTCCAAGATTCAGCAAAAAGAGCATTATTCGCAGCTGTATCCTGAATTAAACATCATTGGTGAAAAAAATGGCTTTGTATTTTATTACCGCCCGAATCGCGCTGATAAAAGAAATCCGGACAAATTATTTATTCATCCGGAGGATTAA
- a CDS encoding GIY-YIG nuclease family protein, protein MHLPYCVYILFSEVDHLLYIGFTTDLEERIKRHNSGQNKSTAPRRPLKLIFTEHYLFEEDALKREQYFKTNMGKKAIKLMLKGTLDKMEYKHPVSGINISSDE, encoded by the coding sequence ATGCATTTACCATACTGTGTTTATATTTTATTCAGTGAAGTGGATCACCTGCTATATATTGGATTCACTACTGATCTGGAGGAAAGAATTAAAAGACATAATTCCGGGCAAAATAAAAGCACAGCACCAAGAAGACCTTTAAAACTGATATTTACAGAACATTACCTGTTTGAAGAAGATGCCTTAAAAAGAGAGCAATATTTCAAAACAAATATGGGTAAAAAAGCAATAAAACTAATGTTGAAAGGGACATTAGATAAAATGGAATATAAGCACCCTGTTTCGGGAATTAATATTAGTTCAGATGAATAA
- a CDS encoding T9SS type A sorting domain-containing protein, which produces MKKNLLSFFGGFLVMISPVVAQNNDDFGVITCEEFHITRPLRDLAKENPVNIKKIERERLREEESKDRKHRKAHNFVFSAEKDGELYGNDPAIIQTRGGGRDQRAPIQNWLGQSASGFRPFDPSGAAGTNYYVQAINSTTLKVFNKTTGGNVLTTTMGNIWSPATPNDGDPIIMYDRYADRWFISQFGTSGNKIYIAISTTNDPTGSYYTYTFTSPQFPDYLKFSIWADGYYMTSNQGTQKVFVFERDQMLVGNPAARSLYKTFSPTQGGGFFVPLPGDADGNGGLPTVGTPCPIFSYTDNAWGGGAIDGIQIYQLSVNWSGTPTATFTGPTNLATNAFDASYNASWNDISQPGTTQKLDGIGGVLNYRAQWRKWSGYNSVVLNWAVKISSTQRSIMWAELRQNQTTGVWSVYQQGIYTPDATYSRWCGSIAMDDNGNIALCYTKSGSSTIYPSPCYTGRLANDPLGTMTFAETTVQAGVCSQTGGINRFGDYSQTSLDPDGFTFWHTGEYMGGTTGSYTAAKTRIYSFQLQVPGPVASVSITSNDADNTICTGTSVTFTATPTNGGTTPSYQWQVNGANVGTNSPTYTTTSLTNGAVVTCIMTSNLGGVIGSPATSNSITMTVNTIPATPTPGSNSPLCSGNTLNLTTATVSGATYAWTGPSGYTSTSQNPTRPSATTAMSGTYSVTVTKSGCTSAAGSVSVTVNQTPSAPTAGSNSPVCAGTALNLTASTVAGTTYAWTGPSGYTSSSQNPTIASPTTGNTGTYSVTATANGCTSTAGTVAVTVNANVTPAVTMAITSGANPSCQGSNVTFTATPSNGGTTPTYQWTVNGNPAGTGSSFSSSSLNTGDVVSVIMTSNANCATPTTATVGSPVTMTITSVPSTPTITQNGFVLTSSSATGNQWYLNGNIIPGATSQTYTATSDGVYSVVVTINGCSSGDSSPINVTGTGVDEANPHLLVIYPNPSSGNFSISFDAKANETYTLELFDDLGQIVFTEVIKSSGAFVKQVSLGEKATGIYTVSLKSEGKETVKKIIITR; this is translated from the coding sequence ATGAAAAAGAATCTACTTTCTTTTTTTGGTGGCTTTCTGGTAATGATTTCTCCGGTTGTTGCGCAAAACAATGATGATTTTGGCGTAATCACTTGTGAAGAATTTCATATTACCAGACCACTTAGGGATCTTGCTAAAGAAAACCCCGTAAACATTAAAAAAATCGAACGCGAACGTCTTCGCGAAGAAGAATCGAAGGACAGAAAGCACCGTAAGGCGCATAACTTCGTTTTCTCGGCAGAAAAAGACGGTGAACTTTATGGTAACGATCCTGCCATTATCCAAACAAGAGGCGGAGGTCGCGATCAACGTGCACCTATTCAAAACTGGTTGGGACAAAGCGCTTCAGGATTTCGTCCATTCGACCCGTCCGGAGCTGCAGGAACAAACTATTATGTTCAGGCAATCAACTCCACCACGTTAAAAGTATTTAATAAAACTACTGGTGGAAATGTACTTACTACCACCATGGGGAATATCTGGAGTCCGGCTACACCTAATGATGGTGACCCTATCATTATGTACGACCGTTACGCAGACCGTTGGTTCATTTCACAATTTGGTACAAGTGGAAATAAAATTTATATCGCTATTTCTACTACCAATGACCCCACCGGATCTTACTATACCTATACATTTACTTCACCACAGTTTCCGGATTACCTGAAGTTTTCTATTTGGGCAGACGGATACTACATGACTTCCAATCAGGGGACACAAAAAGTGTTTGTATTCGAAAGAGATCAAATGTTAGTAGGTAATCCTGCTGCTCGTTCGTTATATAAAACATTTTCTCCAACCCAAGGTGGTGGATTTTTCGTTCCACTTCCTGGTGATGCAGATGGAAACGGTGGATTACCTACAGTAGGTACACCATGTCCGATTTTCTCTTACACCGACAACGCATGGGGTGGTGGAGCTATCGACGGAATTCAAATCTATCAGCTTTCAGTAAACTGGAGCGGTACTCCTACAGCTACTTTCACTGGTCCAACCAATCTTGCTACTAATGCATTTGATGCTTCATACAACGCATCATGGAATGATATTTCTCAACCTGGAACAACTCAAAAACTCGATGGTATCGGTGGTGTATTAAACTACCGTGCACAATGGAGAAAATGGTCAGGTTACAACAGTGTAGTTTTAAACTGGGCGGTAAAAATTTCTTCTACCCAAAGAAGTATCATGTGGGCAGAATTACGTCAAAATCAAACTACGGGGGTTTGGTCAGTTTACCAACAAGGTATATATACTCCGGATGCAACCTATTCACGCTGGTGCGGATCCATTGCAATGGATGATAACGGAAACATCGCGCTGTGTTATACCAAATCAGGTTCAAGCACAATTTATCCTTCACCATGTTATACCGGACGTTTAGCGAACGACCCACTCGGAACAATGACTTTCGCTGAAACTACAGTTCAGGCAGGTGTTTGTTCTCAAACAGGAGGTATCAATCGTTTCGGAGATTATTCTCAAACTTCACTCGATCCGGATGGATTTACCTTCTGGCACACGGGTGAATATATGGGTGGAACAACCGGATCCTATACTGCTGCTAAAACAAGAATTTATTCCTTCCAATTGCAGGTACCAGGACCAGTTGCTTCGGTTTCCATTACTAGCAATGATGCCGATAACACCATCTGTACCGGAACATCAGTAACCTTTACTGCTACTCCAACTAACGGTGGAACTACTCCTTCCTATCAATGGCAGGTGAATGGTGCAAATGTTGGAACAAACAGTCCAACCTATACCACCACTTCATTAACGAATGGAGCTGTTGTTACATGTATCATGACTTCTAACCTGGGTGGTGTAATCGGATCTCCGGCTACGTCCAATTCAATTACAATGACTGTAAACACTATTCCGGCTACACCTACACCGGGAAGCAATTCACCATTGTGTTCAGGAAATACATTGAATTTAACCACTGCTACAGTATCAGGTGCAACCTATGCATGGACTGGTCCTTCAGGTTATACTTCAACCAGTCAGAATCCAACCCGTCCAAGCGCCACAACGGCAATGAGCGGTACATATTCTGTAACTGTAACTAAGAGCGGATGTACTTCAGCTGCAGGTTCGGTTTCTGTAACAGTTAACCAAACACCTTCTGCTCCAACTGCAGGAAGTAACTCACCGGTTTGTGCAGGTACTGCACTTAACTTAACTGCATCTACAGTTGCCGGAACTACTTATGCATGGACAGGTCCTTCCGGATATACTTCAAGCAGCCAAAATCCAACCATTGCATCTCCAACTACTGGAAACACCGGAACCTATTCCGTAACTGCAACTGCAAATGGTTGTACAAGTACTGCAGGTACAGTAGCAGTAACTGTAAATGCAAACGTAACTCCGGCTGTAACCATGGCCATCACTTCAGGAGCTAATCCAAGTTGTCAAGGTTCCAACGTAACCTTTACTGCAACTCCTTCGAATGGTGGAACTACACCAACATATCAATGGACAGTAAATGGTAATCCGGCTGGAACAGGATCATCTTTCTCTTCTTCTTCATTGAATACAGGAGATGTGGTTTCTGTTATTATGACCTCTAACGCAAACTGTGCTACACCAACTACAGCTACTGTTGGAAGTCCGGTTACAATGACCATTACTTCCGTACCTTCTACACCAACCATTACACAAAATGGATTTGTACTTACTTCTAGCTCTGCTACAGGTAACCAATGGTATTTGAATGGTAACATTATTCCGGGTGCAACCAGTCAAACCTACACTGCAACTTCAGATGGAGTTTATTCAGTAGTGGTAACCATCAACGGTTGCTCTTCCGGCGATTCTTCTCCAATCAACGTAACAGGAACTGGAGTAGATGAAGCTAATCCACATTTACTGGTAATCTATCCGAACCCATCCAGTGGAAACTTCAGCATTTCGTTCGATGCAAAAGCGAATGAAACCTACACGCTCGAATTGTTCGACGATTTGGGTCAGATTGTATTTACTGAAGTAATTAAATCTAGTGGTGCTTTCGTTAAGCAGGTTAGTCTTGGCGAAAAAGCTACAGGTATTTACACTGTATCACTGAAAAGTGAAGGAAAAGAAACAGTGAAGAAAATCATCATTACACGATAA
- a CDS encoding DMT family protein, which produces MKTIGLLLLSNIFMTIAWYGHLSFKHVSLWKVILISWGIAFFEYCLMVPANRIGHGQFNAFELKTIQEVISLIVFMIFAVFFLKEGLKWNYVLGFGLIVAAVMVIFYKGNA; this is translated from the coding sequence ATGAAAACGATCGGACTCCTATTACTCTCTAATATTTTTATGACCATAGCATGGTATGGTCACCTCAGTTTTAAACATGTTTCATTGTGGAAAGTCATTCTCATCTCCTGGGGAATTGCCTTTTTTGAATATTGTCTGATGGTCCCCGCCAACCGGATTGGTCATGGTCAGTTTAACGCCTTCGAATTAAAAACGATTCAGGAAGTCATTAGTCTGATTGTATTTATGATTTTCGCTGTTTTCTTTTTAAAGGAAGGTTTAAAATGGAATTACGTTTTGGGATTTGGATTGATCGTTGCCGCGGTGATGGTCATTTTTTACAAGGGAAATGCCTAA
- a CDS encoding ketoacyl-ACP synthase III — translation MAKAAITGVGGYVPEYILTNEEMETMMDTTNEWIVTRSGITERRILKDKDKASAYMAAEAAKMVLEKTKTDAKDIELVIVATVTPDHQYPATANIVSDMIGAVNAWSFDVQAACSSFIYALNTGSKFIESGTHKKILVIGSDKMSSIMDYTDRSTSILFGDGAGAVLLEPSTDDTGIIDARMYVDGSGKKFLYQKAGGSLNPASYETILNKQHFVTMEGQSVFKVAVVKMADVAEEMMRRNNLNSDDIAYLVPHQANKRIIEATAERMGVGMEKVMLNIQRFGNTTSATLPLCLWEWEKDLKKGDNLILTTFGAGFTWGGMYIKWSY, via the coding sequence ATGGCAAAAGCGGCAATTACAGGCGTTGGCGGATATGTTCCGGAATACATTCTTACCAATGAAGAAATGGAAACCATGATGGATACCACCAATGAATGGATCGTAACCAGAAGCGGAATCACGGAGCGAAGAATTTTAAAGGATAAGGATAAGGCCTCCGCCTATATGGCTGCAGAAGCTGCCAAAATGGTTTTAGAAAAAACGAAAACAGATGCGAAGGACATTGAGTTGGTCATCGTGGCAACCGTTACGCCAGACCATCAATACCCGGCTACAGCCAATATAGTTTCCGATATGATTGGAGCAGTCAATGCCTGGAGTTTTGATGTGCAGGCGGCTTGTTCCAGTTTTATATATGCTTTAAATACCGGTTCCAAGTTTATTGAATCGGGAACGCACAAGAAAATTCTAGTGATTGGCTCAGATAAAATGTCGAGCATTATGGATTATACCGACCGTTCCACTTCCATTTTATTCGGAGATGGAGCAGGAGCAGTGTTGCTGGAACCAAGCACCGATGATACCGGAATTATCGATGCCCGAATGTATGTGGATGGCAGCGGAAAGAAGTTTTTATACCAAAAAGCAGGTGGTTCTTTGAATCCTGCCTCCTATGAAACCATTCTTAACAAACAGCATTTTGTTACCATGGAAGGTCAGTCCGTCTTCAAAGTAGCCGTTGTTAAAATGGCTGATGTAGCGGAAGAAATGATGCGCCGAAACAACTTAAATTCCGACGATATCGCCTATCTCGTTCCCCATCAGGCCAACAAACGTATTATTGAAGCTACGGCCGAACGAATGGGAGTGGGCATGGAAAAGGTTATGCTTAATATCCAGCGATTTGGAAATACCACATCGGCCACCCTTCCACTTTGTTTGTGGGAATGGGAAAAGGACCTCAAAAAGGGTGATAATTTGATTCTTACCACCTTCGGAGCAGGATTTACCTGGGGTGGTATGTATATTAAGTGGTCCTACTAG
- a CDS encoding phosphatase PAP2 family protein: MKGLFSNFFVWLFLLALLACLPFISMEKLSGHLSITSHHSPAGDLLFPYITHLGDGLFAGVLILICLSFSYRSGLFLMLTLGLSSLIAQTLKHLVFDDYFRPAHYLSGTPGFHPVEGVILHLNNSFPSGHSTTAFAIFAALAFSTQRKWLQVTWFILAAIAAYSRVYLSQHFIMDAYAGMCIGTLTSLSLYFLFYVKSEWGLSNGFLKAVR; the protein is encoded by the coding sequence TTGAAAGGACTATTCAGCAATTTTTTCGTTTGGTTATTCCTTCTTGCCTTGCTGGCATGTTTGCCTTTCATTTCCATGGAAAAATTGAGCGGACATCTTAGCATTACCTCTCATCATTCTCCCGCCGGCGATTTATTATTTCCCTATATCACCCATTTGGGTGACGGTTTATTTGCCGGTGTGTTGATTCTGATTTGTCTATCCTTTTCATACCGATCCGGTCTTTTTCTGATGCTTACATTGGGACTATCTTCATTGATTGCGCAAACATTAAAGCATTTGGTATTTGATGATTATTTCAGACCCGCTCATTATTTATCCGGAACTCCTGGTTTTCATCCGGTTGAAGGGGTGATTTTGCATCTCAACAACAGCTTTCCTTCGGGGCACTCTACCACTGCCTTTGCCATTTTTGCAGCATTAGCTTTTAGTACGCAACGAAAATGGCTTCAGGTAACGTGGTTTATCCTTGCGGCAATAGCTGCCTATTCCCGCGTTTACTTGTCGCAACATTTTATTATGGATGCATATGCCGGAATGTGTATTGGAACTCTGACCTCTCTTTCGCTCTATTTTCTGTTTTATGTAAAATCGGAGTGGGGACTTAGCAATGGATTTTTGAAAGCGGTAAGATGA
- a CDS encoding SRPBCC domain-containing protein, protein MSNKVKFELEFPLRSSNKVLYNSVSTPDGLSEWFADDVNIKNDIYIFKWDGTEERARLVSKKPFEHVRFQWERDDEEESTVFEFIIKTDPLTMEVALMVVDHADEDDVEDSQFLWNNQISVLKQRLGA, encoded by the coding sequence ATGAGCAATAAAGTAAAGTTCGAACTTGAGTTTCCGCTCAGGTCCTCTAATAAAGTTCTCTATAATTCTGTAAGCACCCCTGATGGTTTATCGGAATGGTTTGCGGATGATGTAAATATTAAGAACGACATCTACATTTTTAAATGGGACGGTACCGAAGAAAGGGCACGCCTGGTGAGTAAAAAGCCCTTTGAACATGTCCGTTTCCAATGGGAAAGGGATGATGAAGAAGAAAGTACGGTGTTTGAATTCATCATTAAAACCGATCCGCTTACGATGGAAGTCGCTCTGATGGTGGTTGACCATGCCGATGAAGATGATGTGGAAGACAGTCAATTTCTCTGGAACAATCAAATCAGCGTACTGAAACAACGTTTAGGCGCCTGA
- a CDS encoding glycosyltransferase family 2 protein — translation MLNGKKIVVVLPAYNAAQTLEMTYKEIPFDIVDDVVLVDDASKDQTSDVGRQLGIKHIIRHENNRGYGGNQKSCYNKALEIGADIIIMLHPDYQYTPKLIHAMASVIAYEVYPVTMGSRILGKGALKGGMPKYKYVANRFLTLSQNILMGQKLSEYHTGYRAFSKEIFGKINIEANDDDFVFDNQMLAQIFFAGFEIGEVTCPTKYFDEASSINFRRSVKYGLGVLKVSFQYRFTKWGMANSKIFRKS, via the coding sequence ATGCTGAACGGAAAAAAAATTGTTGTGGTGTTGCCTGCCTATAATGCAGCTCAAACCCTTGAAATGACCTATAAGGAAATTCCATTTGATATTGTAGATGATGTGGTATTGGTGGATGATGCAAGTAAGGATCAAACATCGGATGTGGGTCGGCAATTAGGAATCAAACACATTATCCGTCACGAAAACAACCGCGGTTATGGTGGTAACCAAAAATCCTGCTACAACAAAGCACTGGAGATTGGAGCAGATATCATCATTATGCTTCATCCCGATTACCAGTATACGCCTAAACTGATTCATGCAATGGCCAGCGTAATTGCCTATGAGGTTTATCCTGTTACAATGGGTTCACGTATTTTAGGAAAAGGAGCGCTAAAAGGTGGAATGCCGAAATATAAATATGTCGCCAACCGCTTCCTCACCTTGTCGCAGAATATTTTAATGGGACAAAAACTTTCCGAATACCACACCGGATACAGAGCGTTCTCTAAAGAGATATTTGGAAAAATAAACATCGAAGCCAACGACGACGATTTCGTTTTCGATAATCAGATGCTGGCTCAGATTTTCTTTGCAGGATTCGAAATAGGGGAGGTGACCTGTCCAACCAAATACTTCGATGAAGCATCCTCCATCAACTTCCGCCGCTCGGTTAAATATGGACTTGGCGTATTAAAAGTTTCGTTCCAGTACCGCTTTACCAAATGGGGAATGGCCAATTCGAAAATCTTCAGAAAATCATAA